From the genome of Streptomyces sp. NBC_01116, one region includes:
- a CDS encoding acyltransferase domain-containing protein — protein MPQELGARDQRAITDFIVSRIVELMGVSKDAVDRYVPMHQYGLDSLKLTAVATSLSEFLGRRVPPTWMWQYPTIDELSRALLDGPRAAETSSAGDRRTAVHEPVAIVGIGCRFPGGPDPTAFWQLLSEGRDAVGAVPAERRELLGDSARWGGFIDGIDQFDPLFFNISPREAVQMDPQQRLILELAWEALEDAGVAPDSLVGTETGVFMASCWGDYAALAHYRGPDAQITPHTATGMHDGIIANRVSYVLGLQGPSMAIDAACAGSLVSVHAGCQSIWMGESELVLAGGVNLSFVSDYYTAMDAMGALAPDGRCKSFDARANGYVRGEGAGVVVLAPLSVALERELPVYCVIKGSSSQNDGLSNGMTAPNPQAQELMLRNAYRRAGIAPSQVDYIEAHGSATPLGDPIEANAIGAVLGGDRATPLRLGSVKSNVGHLEAAAGIVGLVKLALSIRNGVLPPSLHYATPNPQIMFDEYNLTVQDRLTDWPRRSDARRGGVSSFGFGGAISHVVVEELPRPEGSLLLLAADSEEALAERAAALRAETDLRTVCRQSPGDGAFRLAAAARDMTELRAQLDSLATGAPTAGLTVGGPAARRPRVAFLFSGNGSQWVGMGRQLLAGNAVFRRSMMRSDKRMRELLGFSLVDQMLSSDGRIDDMDVFQPLLFSLQVALADTWRSLGVEPDVVTGQSVGEFAASHIAGALDFEDASRLAAHHGRLLQQLAVGRGDGIVVMADAEVSARYLTGQLTVAGHNGLRSTLVTGTPQEIEGLVQRLTEDGITSHQVRMGHAPHSPLVDHVLAPLKAELDGITPRATRIPMISTVTGELVDGAELGPDYWAENLRQEIRLVDALKALGDHDIDAVIEISPHPVLLRSVSEILTATTLPSLRRGTDEAWTLLGSLGALYTAGHPVLPGPFLAGDRGRHVTPAQGHIAADERAQLVPVTARTAAALADTCRELSSHVERDPGLRVSDLAYTLTTRRAHHNHRIALFARNRRELLDGLARVAAGDPHPDVLTGTVTGSVDRRVALVFSGGGTQWVGMGRELLGSHAGFRRWMRACDAAVRAAGGSSVLDELAAPAEESRYEEMDFQQPVLFALQVSLAKVWLELGIRPTAVVGHSLGEVAAACVAGSLSLDDAARVVVARSHLLERKAASGAMISVDLPERELLPRLAPYAEHAAVAVVNSPTSAAVSGSPEAIDALESDLERAGIPTRRIRVERPVHSPGMDPLLEPLRELIDGITPLANTIEFRSTALAGAVDPVADVDYWVHNLRNQVRFAETIGALVDEGVGTFIEIGPHETLRGSVEEIALTRGAQVHAVNSLRRDGSDVRCLLGAAASLFVRGLPLTYDSLFTDDVEVVETPLVQWQKERYWLDTAPSPRTVAATVAAPAPVVVAEAVAVAPPVESRSLEDVVLGEIADALGVPASKFDSNASLRDFGLDSMLAIRLVNRLQSLFGHRVSPVVFLDGRPLSEVVGHFTETVGGSATTAAAPAAPAPEAVPAPLPETAPAQPSGTDQTRAYLDDLSELDTEELVEELAARGFLETTDAPASEQLRGDGLGLHVAPTSHGQASLWFMQQISPDAVPYNFMVAARIRTAVDEQRLDAAVRAVMERHPALRTLFVEAGGRPHQVILDEPVYEFLVVDSTDLDDEQAREELAEYGHLPLDLDNGPLVRVVLMTRGPADHYLLVLVHHIASDAASADVMIRELQEHYEGVDLAGREPVAPYTEFVEWERQWLSGPAAEAALDWWSRELADPPAHLDLSTKERPPGVTYEGRDLYLRWSAEETRLLREFAVREGVSISTVVLAGFFATLNRTAGVEDSVLATAIAQRGEPGWESAIGYYLNTVLVRARPTGERSFRDLLGEVHAFSLGLLEHMNYPLDLLASTLKPTRAEGRSPWFDVVVNWLSSDAFPRSVKLFHGLGETIAPDSALPLEPLQVRRHLAKFDLEISMADIDGEVVGHIQYKPSYLERQTVTALLALYRTVLFDSIARPDLPLADIAPGAGAEGTGR, from the coding sequence ATGCCCCAGGAGCTCGGAGCGCGAGATCAACGCGCCATAACAGATTTCATTGTTTCTCGCATTGTCGAGCTGATGGGCGTATCCAAGGATGCGGTGGATCGCTATGTTCCGATGCACCAGTACGGCCTGGACTCGCTGAAGCTGACGGCCGTTGCCACCTCGCTGTCCGAATTCCTCGGCCGGCGCGTTCCGCCCACCTGGATGTGGCAGTACCCGACCATCGACGAGCTGTCCCGGGCCCTGCTCGACGGTCCACGCGCCGCGGAGACCTCGTCGGCCGGCGATCGCCGTACGGCCGTGCACGAGCCCGTCGCGATCGTCGGCATCGGCTGCCGGTTCCCCGGCGGACCGGATCCGACCGCGTTCTGGCAGCTGCTGTCCGAGGGCCGCGACGCCGTCGGCGCGGTGCCGGCGGAGCGGCGCGAACTCCTGGGCGACAGCGCGCGATGGGGCGGGTTCATCGACGGCATCGACCAGTTCGATCCGCTGTTCTTCAACATCTCCCCCCGCGAAGCGGTCCAGATGGACCCGCAGCAGCGGCTGATCCTGGAGCTGGCCTGGGAGGCCCTGGAGGACGCGGGGGTCGCGCCCGACAGCCTCGTCGGCACCGAGACCGGCGTGTTCATGGCCTCCTGCTGGGGCGACTACGCGGCCCTGGCGCACTATCGCGGCCCCGACGCCCAGATCACCCCGCACACCGCGACGGGCATGCACGACGGCATCATCGCCAACCGCGTCTCCTACGTCCTCGGCCTTCAGGGCCCCAGCATGGCGATCGACGCCGCCTGCGCCGGATCGCTGGTCTCGGTGCACGCGGGATGCCAGTCCATCTGGATGGGCGAGAGCGAGCTGGTGCTGGCCGGCGGGGTGAACCTGAGCTTCGTCTCCGACTACTACACCGCCATGGACGCGATGGGCGCGCTCGCCCCGGACGGCCGCTGCAAGTCGTTCGACGCCCGGGCCAACGGCTACGTACGCGGCGAGGGCGCCGGGGTCGTCGTGCTCGCCCCGCTGAGCGTGGCCCTCGAACGCGAGCTGCCCGTGTACTGCGTGATCAAGGGCAGCTCCTCGCAGAACGACGGCCTGAGCAACGGCATGACCGCGCCGAACCCCCAGGCGCAGGAGCTGATGCTCCGCAACGCCTACCGCCGGGCCGGCATCGCACCGTCCCAGGTCGACTACATCGAGGCCCATGGCTCGGCGACGCCCCTGGGCGACCCGATCGAGGCCAACGCCATCGGCGCGGTGCTGGGCGGTGACCGCGCGACGCCGCTGCGGCTCGGTTCCGTCAAGTCCAACGTCGGGCACCTGGAAGCGGCGGCCGGCATCGTCGGCCTGGTCAAGCTCGCGCTGTCGATCCGCAACGGCGTGCTGCCGCCGAGCCTGCACTACGCCACTCCCAACCCGCAGATCATGTTCGACGAGTACAACCTCACCGTCCAGGACCGGTTGACGGACTGGCCCCGCCGGTCCGACGCCCGCCGCGGAGGCGTCAGCTCGTTCGGCTTCGGCGGCGCGATCAGTCACGTCGTCGTCGAGGAGCTGCCGCGTCCCGAGGGCTCCCTCCTCCTGCTCGCCGCCGACTCCGAGGAGGCGCTGGCCGAGCGGGCCGCGGCGCTGCGCGCCGAGACCGACCTGCGGACCGTGTGCCGGCAGAGCCCCGGCGACGGCGCGTTCCGGCTCGCCGCCGCCGCCCGCGACATGACCGAGCTCAGGGCGCAGCTGGACTCCCTCGCCACCGGAGCGCCCACGGCCGGGCTGACTGTCGGAGGGCCGGCCGCCCGCAGGCCGCGGGTGGCGTTCCTGTTCTCGGGCAACGGTTCGCAGTGGGTCGGCATGGGCCGGCAACTGCTCGCCGGCAACGCCGTGTTCCGGCGGTCGATGATGCGCTCGGACAAGCGGATGCGGGAGCTCCTGGGCTTCTCGCTCGTCGACCAGATGCTGTCGTCCGACGGCCGGATCGACGACATGGACGTCTTCCAGCCGCTGCTGTTCTCCCTCCAGGTCGCCCTCGCCGACACCTGGCGGTCGTTGGGGGTGGAGCCGGACGTCGTCACGGGACAGAGCGTCGGTGAGTTCGCGGCCTCCCACATCGCCGGGGCGCTCGACTTCGAGGACGCCTCCCGGCTGGCCGCCCACCACGGCCGGCTCCTCCAGCAGCTCGCCGTCGGACGCGGCGACGGCATCGTGGTGATGGCCGACGCGGAGGTCTCCGCGCGGTACCTGACCGGTCAGCTCACCGTCGCCGGCCACAACGGCCTGCGGTCCACCCTGGTCACCGGCACACCGCAGGAGATCGAGGGACTGGTCCAGCGGCTGACCGAGGACGGCATCACGAGCCACCAGGTGCGGATGGGGCACGCGCCGCACTCGCCGCTGGTCGACCACGTCCTCGCCCCGCTGAAGGCCGAGCTGGACGGCATCACGCCGCGCGCCACGCGCATCCCGATGATCTCGACGGTCACCGGTGAACTCGTCGACGGTGCGGAGCTCGGACCGGACTACTGGGCGGAGAACCTGCGCCAGGAGATCCGGCTGGTCGACGCCCTGAAGGCCCTGGGCGACCACGACATCGACGCGGTGATCGAGATCAGCCCGCATCCTGTCCTGCTCAGGTCGGTGTCGGAGATCCTGACGGCGACCACCCTGCCCTCGCTGCGGCGCGGCACCGACGAGGCCTGGACGCTGCTCGGCTCGCTCGGCGCGCTGTACACCGCCGGCCACCCCGTCCTGCCCGGCCCGTTCCTCGCGGGCGACCGCGGACGCCACGTCACGCCCGCCCAGGGCCACATCGCGGCCGACGAACGGGCCCAGCTCGTGCCGGTCACGGCACGCACGGCCGCCGCGCTGGCCGACACCTGCCGTGAGCTGTCCAGCCATGTCGAGCGGGACCCGGGGCTACGGGTCTCCGACCTGGCCTACACGCTCACGACCAGACGCGCGCACCACAACCACCGGATAGCCCTGTTCGCCCGCAACCGCCGGGAGCTCCTGGACGGACTCGCCCGGGTGGCCGCCGGTGATCCGCACCCGGACGTCCTCACGGGCACGGTCACGGGCAGCGTCGACCGCCGGGTGGCGCTGGTGTTCTCCGGCGGCGGCACCCAGTGGGTCGGCATGGGCCGGGAACTCCTCGGCTCACACGCCGGATTCCGCCGTTGGATGCGGGCCTGCGACGCCGCCGTACGCGCGGCCGGCGGCAGCTCGGTCCTCGACGAGCTCGCGGCCCCGGCCGAGGAGTCCCGGTACGAGGAGATGGACTTCCAGCAGCCGGTCCTGTTCGCGCTCCAGGTGTCGCTGGCGAAGGTCTGGCTGGAACTCGGCATCCGGCCGACCGCCGTCGTCGGGCACAGCCTCGGCGAGGTCGCTGCCGCGTGTGTCGCCGGCTCGCTGTCGCTGGACGACGCCGCCCGCGTCGTGGTCGCCCGGTCGCACCTGCTGGAGCGCAAGGCGGCATCCGGCGCCATGATCTCGGTCGATCTCCCGGAGCGGGAGCTGCTGCCGAGGCTCGCCCCGTACGCCGAGCACGCGGCCGTCGCCGTGGTGAACAGCCCCACCAGCGCTGCGGTGTCCGGCTCACCCGAGGCGATCGACGCCCTGGAGTCCGACCTCGAGCGGGCGGGGATACCGACCCGGAGGATCCGGGTCGAACGGCCGGTGCACAGCCCGGGCATGGACCCCCTGCTCGAACCCCTGCGCGAGCTCATCGACGGCATCACCCCGCTGGCGAACACCATCGAGTTCCGCTCCACGGCACTGGCCGGCGCCGTGGACCCGGTCGCCGACGTCGACTACTGGGTGCACAACCTGCGCAACCAGGTCCGGTTCGCCGAGACGATCGGTGCGCTGGTCGACGAGGGCGTCGGCACCTTCATCGAGATCGGCCCGCACGAGACGCTGCGCGGCTCGGTCGAGGAGATCGCGCTGACACGTGGCGCCCAGGTGCACGCGGTCAACTCCCTGCGCCGCGACGGGAGTGACGTCCGCTGCCTGCTGGGTGCGGCCGCGTCGCTGTTCGTCAGGGGCCTCCCGCTGACCTACGACTCGTTGTTCACCGACGACGTCGAGGTCGTGGAGACCCCGCTCGTGCAGTGGCAGAAGGAACGCTACTGGCTGGACACCGCGCCCAGCCCCCGGACCGTCGCGGCGACGGTCGCCGCACCGGCCCCCGTCGTCGTGGCCGAGGCCGTGGCCGTGGCCCCTCCCGTGGAGAGCAGGTCGCTGGAGGACGTCGTCCTCGGTGAGATCGCCGACGCGCTGGGCGTACCGGCGAGCAAGTTCGACAGCAACGCGAGCCTGCGCGACTTCGGCCTCGACTCGATGCTGGCGATCCGGCTGGTCAACCGGCTCCAGTCGCTGTTCGGCCACCGGGTGTCGCCCGTCGTCTTCCTGGACGGCCGGCCCCTGTCCGAGGTCGTCGGCCACTTCACCGAGACCGTCGGCGGGTCGGCCACGACCGCCGCGGCCCCGGCGGCCCCGGCGCCCGAAGCCGTACCGGCGCCGCTACCGGAAACCGCACCCGCGCAGCCGTCCGGGACCGATCAGACCCGGGCCTACCTCGACGACCTGTCCGAGCTGGACACCGAGGAGCTGGTCGAGGAGCTGGCCGCGCGCGGCTTCCTGGAGACCACCGACGCACCGGCGTCGGAACAGCTGCGCGGCGACGGCCTCGGCCTCCACGTGGCGCCGACGTCGCACGGCCAGGCCTCGCTGTGGTTCATGCAGCAGATCTCACCCGACGCCGTGCCCTACAACTTCATGGTGGCCGCCCGGATCAGGACCGCCGTCGACGAGCAGAGGCTCGACGCCGCCGTGCGGGCCGTGATGGAGCGGCACCCCGCGCTGCGCACCCTCTTCGTCGAGGCCGGCGGCAGACCTCACCAAGTCATCCTGGACGAGCCGGTGTACGAGTTCCTCGTCGTGGACAGCACGGACCTGGACGACGAACAGGCCCGTGAGGAGCTGGCCGAGTACGGGCACCTGCCACTGGACCTGGACAACGGCCCGCTGGTCCGGGTGGTGCTGATGACGCGGGGGCCGGCGGACCACTACCTGCTGGTGCTCGTGCACCACATCGCGTCGGACGCGGCCTCGGCCGACGTCATGATCCGTGAACTCCAGGAGCACTACGAGGGCGTCGACCTCGCCGGCCGCGAACCGGTCGCGCCCTACACGGAGTTCGTGGAATGGGAGCGGCAGTGGCTGTCCGGCCCGGCCGCCGAGGCGGCGCTGGACTGGTGGTCGCGCGAGCTGGCCGACCCGCCCGCCCATCTCGACCTGTCCACCAAGGAGCGCCCGCCCGGCGTCACCTACGAAGGCCGCGACCTGTACCTGCGCTGGAGCGCCGAGGAGACGCGGCTGCTGAGGGAGTTCGCGGTACGCGAGGGCGTGTCGATCAGCACCGTCGTGCTGGCCGGATTCTTCGCCACGCTGAACCGTACGGCCGGGGTCGAGGACTCGGTGCTGGCCACCGCGATCGCCCAACGCGGGGAACCGGGCTGGGAGTCCGCCATCGGCTACTACCTGAACACCGTGCTGGTACGGGCGCGCCCCACCGGTGAGCGCAGCTTCCGCGACCTGCTGGGCGAGGTCCACGCCTTCTCGCTCGGCCTGCTGGAGCACATGAACTACCCGCTCGACCTGTTGGCCTCGACGCTGAAGCCGACCAGGGCCGAGGGCCGCTCCCCGTGGTTCGACGTGGTGGTGAACTGGCTGTCCTCGGACGCGTTCCCCCGGTCGGTCAAGCTCTTCCACGGCCTCGGCGAGACCATCGCCCCCGACAGCGCCCTACCGCTCGAACCGCTCCAGGTACGCAGGCACCTCGCCAAATTCGACCTGGAGATCTCGATGGCCGACATCGACGGCGAGGTCGTCGGCCACATCCAGTACAAACCAAGCTACCTGGAGAGGCAGACCGTGACGGCACTGCTCGCGCTCTACCGCACTGTGCTTTTCGATTCGATCGCCCGACCCGACCTGCCGCTCGCGGACATCGCTCCGGGCGCCGGCGCCGAGGGGACGGGCCGGTGA
- a CDS encoding amino acid adenylation domain-containing protein — MTEGLHDEFIEQAVKNPGATAVYSEAGVVSYGELDERSRALAERLVAEGAGPGVPVGICVERTPDLLIGILAILRAGSCYLPLDPNYPAERLDFMVQDSGTRLLLTTPASRANCPAGPTVVVLDATVRTEPGERPVPVVPGDTAYIIYTSGSTGRPKGVAIHHSGCLAMLSEMDRIFEGRDLSGVSAASSVCFDMSVMEIFAALCRGGAVILVESAVHLPDSPYADRITHLNVVPSVMNGLLDAGALPPNVRTVVFGGEPLRRKLVDRAYRETTADRVYNAYGPTEGTVFCSHKWVREDETGEPTIGTPSVSARAYVLDEDLNKVPAGVSGELFIGGAGLAHGYVNRPEATAERFVRDPFVDGELMYRTGDIVTFTEDGELQFGGRTDHQVKLRGFRIELEEVEARLTGCPEVREAAAVVRDNRLIGYVVPEGASRDGVWLDTDLRTAVTGRLSGELPEYMVPATVVFLDALPLAPGGKLDRAALPEPPADEPGRPSSVAGTPTEVALAEIWGQLLGLDPATIDVQAAFYDLGGDSLLLVRLARLMTRRFDRRVRVPDLFSFRDISSLARWLDDDSGETPEIVRSARLRAGTRRAALRGRSTSNGS; from the coding sequence GTGACCGAGGGTCTGCACGACGAGTTCATCGAGCAAGCGGTCAAGAACCCCGGGGCCACCGCGGTCTACTCCGAGGCCGGCGTCGTGTCGTACGGCGAACTGGACGAGCGGTCCCGGGCGCTGGCCGAACGGCTCGTCGCCGAGGGCGCGGGCCCCGGTGTCCCGGTCGGCATCTGCGTCGAGCGGACACCCGACCTGCTCATCGGCATCCTGGCCATCCTGCGCGCCGGCTCCTGCTACCTGCCGCTGGACCCGAACTACCCGGCCGAGCGGCTGGACTTCATGGTCCAGGACAGCGGCACCCGGCTGCTGCTGACGACACCCGCCTCCCGGGCCAACTGCCCGGCCGGCCCGACGGTGGTCGTGCTCGACGCGACCGTGCGCACCGAGCCGGGCGAGCGGCCCGTGCCGGTCGTGCCCGGCGACACCGCGTACATCATCTACACCTCGGGGTCCACCGGCCGGCCGAAGGGCGTGGCCATCCACCACAGCGGCTGCCTCGCCATGCTGTCGGAGATGGACCGGATCTTCGAGGGCCGCGACCTGAGCGGCGTCTCGGCGGCGAGCTCGGTCTGCTTCGACATGTCGGTGATGGAGATCTTCGCCGCGTTGTGCCGCGGCGGCGCCGTCATCCTGGTGGAGAGCGCCGTACACCTGCCGGACAGCCCGTACGCCGACCGGATCACGCACCTCAACGTCGTCCCGTCGGTGATGAACGGCCTGCTGGACGCCGGAGCCCTGCCGCCGAACGTCCGCACGGTCGTGTTCGGCGGCGAACCCCTGCGGCGCAAGCTGGTGGACCGGGCGTACCGGGAGACCACCGCCGACCGGGTGTACAACGCCTACGGACCCACCGAAGGCACCGTCTTCTGCTCGCACAAGTGGGTGCGCGAGGACGAGACCGGTGAGCCCACGATCGGCACGCCGTCGGTCAGCGCCCGCGCCTACGTGCTCGACGAGGACCTGAACAAGGTGCCCGCCGGCGTGTCCGGCGAGCTCTTCATCGGCGGCGCCGGCCTGGCCCACGGCTATGTCAACCGGCCGGAGGCCACGGCCGAACGGTTCGTGCGGGACCCGTTCGTGGACGGCGAACTCATGTACCGCACGGGTGACATCGTCACGTTCACCGAGGACGGCGAGCTCCAGTTCGGCGGCCGCACCGACCACCAGGTCAAGCTGCGCGGCTTCCGCATCGAGCTGGAGGAGGTCGAGGCCCGGCTGACCGGCTGCCCCGAGGTCCGGGAAGCCGCCGCCGTCGTACGGGACAACCGGCTCATCGGTTACGTCGTGCCCGAGGGCGCCTCGCGGGACGGCGTCTGGCTGGACACCGATCTCCGCACCGCCGTCACCGGCCGGCTCTCCGGCGAGCTGCCCGAGTACATGGTGCCGGCGACGGTCGTCTTCCTGGACGCGCTCCCGCTGGCGCCCGGCGGGAAGCTCGACCGCGCCGCGCTGCCCGAGCCGCCCGCCGACGAGCCCGGCCGGCCCTCCTCCGTCGCCGGTACGCCGACCGAGGTGGCGCTGGCGGAGATCTGGGGCCAGCTGCTCGGCCTCGACCCGGCGACCATCGACGTACAGGCAGCCTTCTACGACCTCGGCGGCGACTCGCTGCTGCTGGTCCGGCTGGCCCGGCTGATGACCCGGCGGTTCGACCGGCGCGTCCGCGTGCCCGACCTGTTCAGCTTCCGTGACATCTCCTCCCTCGCCCGCTGGCTCGACGACGACAGCGGCGAGACCCCCGAGATCGTCCGGTCGGCCCGCCTCCGCGCCGGCACCCGCCGCGCCGCCCTGCGCGGCCGCTCCACCTCCAACGGCAGCTGA
- a CDS encoding beta-ketoacyl synthase N-terminal-like domain-containing protein translates to MTETPQQEYDPGDVAIIGMSLRAPGARDKQQFWDNLVHGRESISFLTKDEILVDETLIHSPFYVRACGVLEGYDQFDPSVFGISDRMAKAMTPENRLFLESAWESLEDGGYDPERVDAEIGMYGANNPQTAALYSSPPDRVSVGPEAIEASLAWSPDTMTSNALYYLGLTGEAVTVAAVCAGFHYAVHLACQSLLLGQTDMAIAGGAMVRLPHPRGHLWEENRVLSKDGHCRPFDAKGTGTSLSSGVVTLLLKPLDRAVTDRDHIYAVVKGTAINNNGVSAMAYGLAQPERLSACIANAMEVGGVSPDSVSLYEANGLGMVMTDELEVHAASMAFGKQTGTTSIGGVKGNVGHGGVVSGGFGAMKAVMSLYHKKLAATINLTEVNEDLDLPSTPFVPQVESADWEPEAGVRRAGITSIGGGGYNAHMVLEEPPTVTERAPEAAGRPRLATLSALDDAALARQRTKLRDWLIADPDLRLDDICFSLNVGRKVMERRWAAVVRSREELIEVLSSDAPSGPAVTTGGAPQVNADSLSRGDNGIVRSGTDVRALSDLAAAWVNGHRVDFGSLHVGETSHRVPLPTYPFQPRRFWRTDW, encoded by the coding sequence ATGACCGAAACCCCCCAGCAGGAGTACGACCCGGGCGACGTCGCCATCATCGGCATGTCCCTCCGGGCGCCCGGCGCCCGTGACAAGCAGCAGTTCTGGGACAACCTCGTGCACGGCAGGGAGTCCATCTCGTTCCTGACCAAGGACGAGATCCTGGTCGACGAGACCTTGATCCACAGCCCGTTCTACGTACGGGCCTGCGGTGTGCTCGAAGGGTACGACCAGTTCGACCCGTCGGTGTTCGGCATCAGCGACCGGATGGCGAAGGCGATGACCCCGGAGAACCGCCTCTTCCTGGAGAGCGCGTGGGAGTCGCTGGAGGACGGCGGCTACGACCCGGAACGGGTCGACGCCGAGATAGGCATGTACGGCGCCAACAACCCGCAGACCGCGGCGCTCTACAGCTCTCCGCCGGACCGGGTGTCGGTCGGGCCCGAGGCGATCGAGGCGAGTCTGGCCTGGTCGCCGGACACCATGACGTCCAACGCGCTGTACTACCTGGGGCTCACCGGCGAGGCCGTCACCGTCGCCGCCGTCTGCGCCGGCTTCCACTACGCGGTGCACCTGGCCTGCCAGTCGCTGCTGCTCGGCCAGACCGACATGGCGATCGCCGGCGGCGCGATGGTCCGTCTGCCGCACCCCCGCGGTCACCTGTGGGAGGAGAACCGCGTCCTGTCGAAGGACGGCCACTGCCGCCCGTTCGACGCCAAGGGGACCGGCACCTCGCTGTCCAGCGGTGTCGTCACGCTGCTGCTCAAGCCGCTGGACCGGGCCGTCACCGACCGCGACCACATCTACGCCGTGGTCAAGGGCACGGCCATCAACAACAACGGCGTCAGCGCGATGGCCTACGGCCTGGCGCAGCCCGAGCGGCTGAGCGCCTGCATCGCCAACGCGATGGAGGTCGGCGGCGTCTCCCCGGACAGCGTCTCCCTGTACGAGGCCAACGGCCTCGGCATGGTGATGACCGACGAACTCGAAGTCCACGCGGCGAGCATGGCGTTCGGCAAGCAGACCGGCACCACCTCGATCGGCGGGGTCAAGGGCAACGTGGGCCACGGCGGCGTGGTGTCGGGCGGCTTCGGCGCGATGAAGGCCGTCATGTCGCTCTACCACAAGAAGCTCGCGGCGACGATCAACCTGACGGAGGTCAACGAGGACCTCGACCTCCCCAGCACCCCGTTCGTGCCGCAGGTGGAGTCGGCGGACTGGGAGCCCGAGGCCGGCGTCCGCCGCGCGGGCATCACGTCGATCGGCGGCGGCGGCTACAACGCGCACATGGTGCTGGAGGAGCCGCCGACCGTCACCGAGCGCGCCCCCGAGGCCGCCGGCAGGCCGCGCCTGGCCACACTGTCCGCCCTGGACGACGCCGCGCTGGCCCGTCAGCGCACGAAGCTGAGGGACTGGCTGATCGCCGACCCCGACCTGCGTCTGGACGACATCTGCTTCAGCCTCAACGTGGGCCGCAAGGTGATGGAGCGCCGGTGGGCCGCTGTGGTCCGCAGCCGTGAGGAGCTGATCGAGGTCCTGTCCTCCGACGCCCCCAGCGGTCCGGCCGTCACGACCGGCGGCGCGCCGCAGGTGAACGCGGACTCCCTCTCGCGGGGCGACAACGGGATCGTCCGGTCCGGGACGGACGTACGGGCGCTGTCCGATCTGGCCGCCGCCTGGGTGAACGGCCATCGGGTGGACTTCGGCTCCCTGCACGTCGGCGAGACCAGCCACCGCGTGCCCCTGCCCACGTACCCGTTCCAGCCGCGCCGGTTCTGGCGCACGGACTGGTGA
- a CDS encoding cytochrome P450 — protein sequence MGTPALDTLDLGDPNTFADHDLDAFWRTLRDDAPVYWNPPADGRRGFWVLSRYADIMATYRDDVNFTSERGNVLVTLLEGGDAGAGRMLAVTDGRRHHELRKILQRVLSPRVLDEVARTVRANTRQWIREAVESGGCEFAEEIAGRIPMTTISSLLGVPEQDRDFLLSLTKTALSTDAEGVDEVDSEMARNEILMYFMDIVEERREAPGDDVISMLIASSIDGVPLSDEDIVLNCYSLIIGGDETSRLTMIDCVHTLAGHPEQWRRLKHGEVAIDTAVDEVLRWASPTMHFGRSAVRETELHGVRLRPGDIVTLWHASGNRDERVFDRPGEFDLGRAPNKHLAFGYGPHFCIGSYLAKVEISELLLALRDFTDGFELTGEPQRIRSNFLTGFSTMPVRFRPDHSGLKDAGR from the coding sequence GTGGGTACACCGGCACTGGACACCCTGGACCTGGGCGATCCGAACACCTTCGCGGACCACGACCTCGACGCGTTCTGGCGCACCCTGCGCGACGACGCCCCGGTGTACTGGAACCCTCCGGCCGACGGTCGCCGGGGGTTCTGGGTGCTCTCCCGCTACGCCGACATCATGGCCACCTACCGGGACGACGTGAACTTCACGTCCGAGCGCGGCAACGTGCTCGTCACGCTGCTGGAGGGCGGTGACGCCGGCGCCGGCCGGATGCTGGCCGTCACCGACGGCCGCCGCCACCACGAGCTGCGCAAGATCCTTCAACGGGTGCTCTCCCCGAGGGTGCTCGACGAGGTCGCACGGACCGTGCGGGCCAACACCCGGCAGTGGATCCGCGAGGCGGTCGAGTCCGGCGGCTGCGAGTTCGCCGAGGAGATCGCCGGCCGGATCCCGATGACCACGATCTCCAGCCTGCTCGGCGTTCCCGAACAGGACCGGGACTTCCTCCTCTCCCTGACGAAGACCGCGCTGTCGACCGATGCCGAGGGCGTCGACGAGGTCGACTCCGAGATGGCCCGCAACGAGATCCTCATGTACTTCATGGACATCGTCGAGGAGCGGCGGGAGGCGCCGGGCGACGACGTGATCAGCATGCTGATCGCCAGCTCCATCGACGGGGTGCCGCTGTCCGACGAGGACATCGTGCTCAACTGCTACAGCCTGATCATCGGCGGCGACGAGACCAGCCGCCTCACGATGATCGACTGCGTCCACACCCTCGCGGGCCACCCCGAGCAGTGGCGGCGCCTCAAGCACGGCGAGGTCGCGATCGACACCGCCGTGGACGAGGTGCTGCGCTGGGCCTCCCCCACGATGCACTTCGGGCGCAGCGCCGTCAGGGAGACGGAGCTGCACGGGGTAAGGCTGCGCCCGGGCGACATCGTCACGCTCTGGCACGCCTCCGGCAACCGGGACGAACGGGTCTTCGACCGGCCCGGCGAGTTCGACCTCGGCCGTGCCCCCAACAAGCACCTGGCCTTCGGCTACGGCCCGCACTTCTGTATCGGCTCGTACCTGGCCAAGGTGGAGATCTCCGAACTTCTCCTGGCCCTGCGGGACTTCACCGACGGTTTCGAGCTGACCGGCGAGCCGCAGCGCATCCGGTCCAACTTCCTGACCGGGTTCTCCACGATGCCGGTGCGGTTTCGTCCCGACCACTCCGGACTGAAGGACGCCGGCCGATGA